Proteins from a single region of Eremothecium gossypii ATCC 10895 chromosome VI, complete sequence:
- the UBA2 gene encoding E1 ubiquitin-activating protein UBA2 (Syntenic homolog of Saccharomyces cerevisiae YDR390C (UBA2)): MRDYSVRQIIGDGQFTRLRDMKVLLVGAGGIGCELLKNLVQMGFGEVHVVDLDTIEISNLNRQFLFRQRDVKRAKAATAVAAVGYFSSGRLVAHQGNITDATVFPLAWFRGFAAVFNALDNVAARRHVNRMAQFASIPLLESGTAGFDGQVQPIVPGKTECFDCTAKETPRTYPVCTIRSTPSQPVHCVIWAKNFLFQQLFGEPAEPPATEDLGTDDPAEIARIRQESGELAQLQEWARTGDTARVRAVIEKLFVVDIQKLAAIESLWHTRPQPEALEGFELGVPSNAADASALWGIQEHLNRFAASLRRLMERMPREGSIEFDKDDADALEFVATAANIRAHIFHIKMLSVFDIKQIAGNIIPAIVTTNAIIAGLSALVSLRVLNLLRVMPNDPLNLPMAFTSMASKISSNRYLAAPRLSPPNPNCSVCAHYQRCALTVGAVRCKTLTLGELIEAVQEKYGFSNEVSVVDTSTNRLLADFDFDDLNGNTLEKLELRTGSILTVSDDVPSEEDNTVRKPIEFYLELSDSATGFELIELPHIRVIDKETASNSDSVEADGKTAEVDLDLVDASGAIVIQDEEDSQPDAAKRKHSRDSESDDSTSKRARLDADSAEILILD, from the coding sequence TTTGGGGAAGTGCACGTGGTGGACCTGGATACCATTGAAATATCGAACCTGAATCGGCAGTTTCTGTTCCGACAGCGAGATGTGAAGCGGGCGAAGGCTGCGACGGCGGTGGCCGCAGTCGGGTACTTCAGCTCGGGACGTCTGGTGGCGCACCAGGGCAACATCACGGACGCGACGGTGTTCCCGCTGGCATGGTTCCGGGGGTTTGCGGCGGTGTTCAACGCACTGGACAACGTCGCGGCCAGACGGCATGTGAACCGGATGGCGCAGTTTGCGAGCATTCCGCTGCTGGAGTCCGGGACGGCGGGATTCGATGGGCAGGTGCAGCCCATCGTTCCTGGGAAAACGGAGTGCTTCGACTGCACGGCGAAGGAGACGCCGCGGACGTACCCGGTGTGCACGATCCGGTCCACGCCGTCGCAGCCGGTGCATTGTGTGATATGGGCAAAGAACTTTCTGTTTCAGCAGCTGTTTGGGGAGCCGGCTGAACCGCCCGCTACGGAAGACCTGGGGACAGACGACCCCGCCGAGATTGCGCGGATCAGACAGGAGAGCGGCGagcttgcgcagctgcaggagtGGGCGCGGACAGGAGACACAGCGCGCGTGCGGGCAGTGATTGAGAAGCTATTCGTGGTAGACATCCAGAAGCTTGCGGCGATAGAAAGTCTGTGGCACACTCGTCCTCAGCCTGAGGCGCTTGAGGGGTTTGAGCTTGGTGTTCCCTCCAACGCGGCAGACGCGAGCGCCCTGTGGGGGATCCAGGAGCACCTGAACCGTTTTGCCGCGTCGCTGCGCCGCCTCATGGAACGCATGCCGAGGGAGGGCAGTATTGAGTTCGACAAGGACGATGCCGATGCATTGGAGTTTGTCGCAACTGCTGCGAATATTCGGGCACATATTTTCCACATTAAGATGCTGTCTGTGTTTGACATCAAGCAAATCGCAGGAAATATTATCCCCGCGATTGTGACAACGAACGCAATCATCGCGGGCCTGAGCGCCCTGGTTTCACTACGTGTGCTCAATCTCTTGCGTGTGATGCCGAATGACCCGCTGAACCTGCCAATGGCTTTCACGTCAATGGCCTCTAAAATCTCTTCGAACAGATACCTTGCTGCTCCGCGGCTATCGCCGCCGAACCCCAACTGCTCTGTCTGTGCGCATTACCAGCGTTGTGCGCTGACAGTGGGCGCAGTACGTTGCAAGACGCTTACCCTGGGTGAGCTTATCGAGGCAGTTCAAGAGAAATATGGCTTTTCTAACGAGGTTTCCGTTGTCGATACGTCTACCAATCGTCTATTGGCAGACTTTGACTTTGATGACCTAAATGGCAACACGTTGGAGAAACTAGAATTGCGCACCGGTAGTATCCTGACGGTTTCGGATGACGTCCCAAGCGAAGAGGATAACACGGTGCGGAAGCCAATAGAATTTTATCTGGAACTCAGTGATAGCGCAACGGGTTTTGAGCTTATAGAACTGCCACACATACGGGTTATTGACAAGGAAACTGCATCGAACTCTGACTCTGTAGAAGCCGATGGGAAGACTGCAGAGGTAGACCTAGATTTGGTCGATGCCTCAGGGGCCATAGTTATCCAAGATGAAGAAGACAGCCAGCCAGACGCGGCTAAACGCAAGCACAGTCGCGATAGTGAGAGCGACGACTCTACATCTAAGCGCGCAAGGTTGGATGCTGATTCTGCTGAGATCCTGATACTTGATTAA
- the SAC7 gene encoding GTPase-activating protein SAC7 (Syntenic homolog of Saccharomyces cerevisiae YDR389W (SAC7) and YOR134W (BAG7)) — protein MSEQGALATSPAKSQLAAWWRQFKNSPKSISTDSISGRERPLLGKPASVHAVPCAPGRDFRTYRDSFLHSRNDFKGQVFGVPLADSLALASAEVIVQGELANFGRIPIVVAKCGAFLKQRGLYTSGIFRIAGNSKRIKELVYIFSTPPHYGTKFTSWDGFTVHDAASVLRRFLNNLTEPLIPLVHYETYREPLRTRVRILKHMTRPPPVRDDSGRETENALSDPKTSTSDAEEALDAEEVRRQRRHRKRLTRDIKAALHEYEVLFSELSNDSKQLIVYLLDLLSLFAQQSEVNLMSARNLAAIFQPSILSHPDHDMDPKEYELSRLVIEFLIDYSYRLLPHLLKITKNEQALLQKQQQRGDGLKTHVCGLEAPSDIAVPMANEINQYSNVADSPAPLLKTNKEVGSSSPQSNSNVRAPNVMNNAATKTAAAKAAGKPGERDSQYMNVPSPAISIPLTPTGSVLKMYDPDLWSASDLPFVTAQQRLTSPALSPSLPNEPQALSSSLPSPQILSSSFPHQQLRPEQEQLLLQQQQQQQMQQPQHEQHLQQPQQQQNLSSQQHDHATQQKQRFSRPSQSQHLAGLKQPPQQWVQQARLDSRSGSPELRRRYRYRPHSKSLSSAISPSDMIAARRNNVNPRIGKYLLLGSDTEGMSEYDEDEECVGYQDIYSPGSNNSDLLVVNPAFSLPATGIRQGGSEVSIDSPTATDKRYDPNIVSSRPHDYNTIGTLHPSANPIGHLSDTSADVSATPTIVVSKTTHPSEQNEQQQSLATGFSQATNDNDDDATADMYYDEDSQGERVARSKKRDSWFQKLRSRSRSAT, from the coding sequence ATGAGTGAGCAGGGCGCGCTGGCCACGTCGCCGGCGAAGAGCCAGTTGGCGGCGTGGTGGCGGCAGTTCAAGAACAGCCCGAAGAGCATCTCTACAGACTCAATAAGCGGCCGGGAGCGGCCACTGCTGGGCAAGCCGGCGTCGGTGCACGCGGTGCCGTGCGCTCCGGGGCGCGACTTCCGGACGTACCGGGACTCATTCCTCCACAGCCGCAACGACTTTAAGGGGCAGGTGTTCGGGGTTCCGCTTGCAGACTCACTTGCGCTGGCATCAGCAGAGGTGATAGTGCAGGGAGAGCTGGCCAATTTTGGGCGGATCCCGATAGTGGTCGCGAAGTGCGGGGCATTCTTGAAGCAACGGGGGCTGTATACGTCGGGCATTTTCCGCATAGCGGGCAATAGCAAACGTATCAAGGAACTGGTATACATTTTCTCAACACCGCCTCATTACGGTACTAAGTTCACAAGTTGGGACGGCTTTACGGTGCACGATGCAGCGTCGGTGCTACGGCGCTTTTTGAACAACCTTACTGAGCCGTTAATACCCCTTGTGCACTACGAGACATACCGGGAGCCGTTGCGTACGCGCGTGCGTATTTTGAAACACATGACAcggccgccgccggtgAGGGATGACAGTGGGCGCGAGACAGAGAATGCGTTGTCGGATCCCAAGACATCGACTTCTGAtgcggaggaggcgctAGACGCGGAGGAGGTGCGGCGCCAGCGTCGTCACCGCAAGCGACTAACACGGGACATAAAGGCAGCTCTCCATGAATATGAGGTTTTGTTTTCCGAGTTGTCCAACGACTCAAAGCAGCTAATAGTTTACTTGCTCGATCTTCTCTCGCTTTTTGCACAGCAATCCGAAGTTAACCTTATGTCGGCCAGGAACTTAGCCGCAATATTTCAGCCTTCGATCCTCTCACATCCAGACCATGATATGGATCCCAAGGAATACGAGCTTTCAAGACTGGTTATTGAATTTTTGATTGATTATTCATATCGTTTGCTACCACATTTGTTGAAGATAACCAAAAATGAGCAGGCCCTGTTGCAGAAACAACAGCAGCGGGGGGACGGGCTGAAGACCCATGTTTGTGGCCTTGAAGCACCATCAGATATTGCTGTACCTATGGCGAATGAAATTAACCAGTATAGTAATGTTGCGGATTCGCCAGCGCCTCTATTGAAGACAAACAAAGAGGTTGGTTCTTCTAGCCCACAGTCTAACTCGAATGTTAGGGCTCCCAATGTAATGAATAATGCGGCTACCAAAACTGCGGCTGCTAAGGCTGCAGGTAAACCTGGAGAGAGAGATAGCCAGTACATGAATGTGCCTTCGCCCGCAATATCAATCCCACTTACTCCTACTGGTAGCGTTTTAAAGATGTACGATCCTGATCTTTGGTCGGCCTCAGACCTTCCATTTGTAACGGCACAACAAAGATTGACATCTCCTGCACTTTCTCCCTCTCTGCCGAATGAACCCCAAGCCTTATCGAGTAGTTTACCGTCTCCGCAGATATTATCGTCCTCTTTTCCACACCAACAATTGCGGCCAGAACAAGAAcaactgctgctgcagcagcagcaacagcagcaaATGCAACAGCCACAACATGAGCAACATCTACAACAACCACAACAACAACAGAACTTGTCGTCACAACAGCATGATCATGCTACACAGCAGAAACAACGTTTCTCGCGGCCATCGCAGTCCCAGCACTTGGCAGGATTGAagcagccgccgcagcaATGGGTACAGCAGGCGAGATTGGATTCTCGGTCTGGCTCTCCGGAACTGCGTAGGCGATATAGATATAGGCCGCACTCGAAATCGCTGTCTTCTGCGATCAGCCCTTCGGATATGATCGCTGCCAGGCGCAATAACGTAAACCCTAGAATTGGCAAGTATTTGTTGTTGGGAAGTGATACCGAAGGTATGTCTGAGTATGACGAGGATGAAGAGTGTGTTGGATACCAGGACATCTATTCTCCTGGTAGTAATAACTCTGATCTTTTGGTTGTTAACCCGGCTTTCTCCCTACCTGCTACAGGAATTCGACAAGGTGGCTCTGAGGTTTCTATTGACAGTCCTACTGCGACAGACAAACGATATGATCCGAATATCGTTTCGTCTAGGCCACATGATTATAATACTATCGGGACATTGCATCCCAGTGCCAACCCGATTGGTCACCTCTCAGATACGTCAGCGGACGTATCAGCTACGCCCACGATTGTGGTTTCCAAGACTACACACCCTTCAGAGCAAAATGAACAGCAACAAAGTCTTGCCACTGGTTTTTCGCAGGCAACTAATGATAATGACGATGACGCTACAGCCGATATGTATTACGATGAGGATTCCCAGGGAGAGCGCGTAGCTAGGTCAAAGAAGCGCGACTCATGGTTTCAAAAACTAAGGAGCCGCTCTAGGTCAGCAACATAG
- the RVS167 gene encoding amphiphysin (Syntenic homolog of Saccharomyces cerevisiae YDR388W (RVS167)), which translates to MSFKGLGKAVVRAPQSIKQRFNVGEQTSDVVYADAERRFKDLETETQKLGTEAKRYFAAVNGMLQHQISFAQAMEEIFKPISGVMSDPTAVLPEDNPKGIEASEQYRSIVNELQSVLSPDLELIEDKVVQPVQDLLKIIGTVRKMATKRNHKKLDLDRRLNTHRKYESKRERSPKDDEKLYKAEAELQVARQEYDYYNDLLKTELPQLFALQAEFVRPLFVSFYYMQLNIFYTLHNAMQDLRIPYFDLASDIVARFEAKRGNVEEQADALTITHFRVGYSRNKLELTKRRYGSEASPSPTATFRSTPLDPPAYSEPSYGSSSASPATTAAPETCIALYDFAAQADGDLSFPVNAIIEILDRSDAAGWWTGRYNGREGLFPANYVALKH; encoded by the coding sequence ATGTCTTTCAAAGGTCTCGGTAAGGCTGTTGTTCGGGCACCGCAGTCTATTAAGCAGAGATTCAACGTGGGCGAACAGACCAGCGATGTGGTGTATGCAGACGCAGAGCGGCGCTTCAAGGATTTGGAGACGGAGACCCAGAAGCTCGGCACTGAGGCAAAACGCTACTTTGCCGCTGTTAACGGGATGCTGCAGCACCAAATATCGTTTGCGCAGGCCATGGAGGAGATCTTCAAGCCCATCAGTGGGGTAATGTCTGATCCCACAGCGGTTCTCCCTGAAGACAACCCCAAGGGCATAGAAGCATCCGAGCAGTATCGTTCAATTGTCAATGAGCTGCAGTCCGTGCTTTCGCCGGACCTCGAGCTCATCGAGGACAAAGTTGTGCAGCCTGTGCAGGATCTGCTCAAGATCATCGGCACAGTACGCAAGATGGCCACCAAGCGCAACCACAAGAAGCTTGACTTGGACCGCCGCCTCAACACCCACCGCAAGTATGAGTCCAAGCGGGAGCGCTCCCCTAAAGACGATGAGAAGCTCTACAAAGCTGAAGCAGAGCTCCAGGTTGCTCGCCAGGAATACGACTACTACAACGACCTGCTCAAGACGGAGCTGCCCCAACTCTTCGCCCTCCAGGCCGAGTTTGTCCGTCCGCTCTTCGTCTCTTTCTACTACATGCAGCTCAACATCTTCTACACCCTCCACAACGCCATGCAGGACTTGCGTATCCCGTACTTCGACCTCGCCTCCGACATTGTCGCCCGCTTCGAGGCCAAACGTGGCAATGTCGAGGAGCAGGCCGACGCACTAACCATCACCCACTTCCGCGTCGGCTACTCCCGCAACAAGCTCGAGCTCACCAAGCGTCGCTACGGCTCAGAGGCCTCTCCTTCCCCTACCGCCACTTTCCGCTCCACTCCCCTGGACCCCCCAGCCTACTCCGAGCCTTCCTACGGCTCCTCTAGTGCCAGTCCTGCTACCACAGCCGCACCAGAAACGTGTATCGCGTTATACGACTTCGCAGCCCAGGCTGATGGCGACCTGTCCTTCCCTGTGAATGCAATCATCGAGATTCTGGACCGCTCCGACGCCGCCGGTTGGTGGACGGGGCGCTATAATGGCCGTGAAGGCCTCTTTCCAGCTAACTACGTCGCACTGAAGCACTGA
- the MUS81 gene encoding Mus81p (Syntenic homolog of Saccharomyces cerevisiae YDR386W (MUS81)), with protein MSAKQLGDLKPLFIEWLKDEIDACGPRQEKMAMVYFRARESLKRFDQPITETAKVLKVKGIGNSIKNKLASKLAQYCQDNNIPLEDAAAPSHVVGISVTRVRTATQEKDDQSPKRKKRKYVPRKRSGAYAILLGALELGCPSRGLTKEEIIDAAAKYCDVSFVSNPLTREFYSAWTAIKVLIDHDLMLEQGRPRRYIVTEAGEQMAETLKHADSVIFPEDCPYQRRQQAPESTAEDHTELSASLSELVRQEHLPQNHSGMCFSFEPPSSAPSDYLDPGQKSANVASSPHRLRPPIGPSIDIVKARWNGTSYELWKPGSYDIELYIDHREVRAKSERDFFVNALLTRGVTVEGKALALGDMVWVARHRDSRSTCVLNFMLERKRLDDLAMSIRDNRFMEQKNRLKKTGCKHIFYLVEETSGTNVAGMEGAIKTSIWMTYVYSGFHVKRTRNADDTVEWLHDMTCTVQRYYCSKSLLVLRPREIANQEDYGSLLSAFRLQFERNNTSLECCHAFDCYQEVLGKTGLMTVKELYIRTLMLNRGVSLEKALAIQSKFPTLRSLMTAFRNCKSEEDGRRMLYLALLDQPASRRVGKALAATLWDTFGRR; from the coding sequence ATGAGTGCAAAGCAACTCGGGGATCTCAAACCGCTCTTTATAGAATGGTTGAAAGATGAGATCGATGCATGTGGGCCGCGGCAGGAGAAGATGGCCATGGTGTACTTTAGAGCGCGTGAATCTCTAAAGCGCTTCGACCAGCCCATTACCGAAACGGCCAAGGTACTGAAGGTCAAGGGGATAGGGAACTCCATCAAAAACAAGTTGGCATCGAAGCTGGCTCAATATTGCCAGGATAATAACATCCCTTTGGAagacgctgctgcgccaTCTCATGTAGTGGGAATTTCTGTGACGCGGGTTAGAACGGCTACGCAGGAGAAGGACGACCAGTCACCAAAGAGGAAGAAAAGGAAGTATGTTCCGCGCAAGAGGTCCGGGGCGTATGCAATCTTGCTGGGTGCTCTGGAGCTTGGATGTCCGTCGCGAGGGCTGACCAAAGAGGAGATAATAGACGCCGCCGCGAAGTACTGCGACGTCAGTTTTGTTTCTAATCCACTGACCAGGGAATTCTACAGTGCGTGGACCGCCATTAAGGTGCTTATAGACCACGATCTGATGCTGGAACAGGGACGTCCGCGGAGGTATATCGTTACAGAGGCGGGCGAACAAATGGCGGAAACGCTGAAACATGCGGATTCAGTTATATTCCCAGAAGACTGCCCGTACCAGCGGCGACAACAGGCCCCTGAATCTACCGCGGAGGACCACACGGAGCTATCTGCCAGCTTGAGTGAACTGGTGCGCCAGGAACACTTGCCGCAAAATCACTCTGGTATGTGCTTTTCTTTCGAGCCGCCCTCAAGTGCGCCCTCTGATTACTTAGATCCGGGACAGAAGTCTGCGAACGTCGCATCCTCTCCGCATAGGCTGCGACCGCCCATTGGACCTTCTATCGACATAGTTAAAGCCCGCTGGAATGGGACGAGTTATGAGCTATGGAAGCCGGGCAGTTACGATATTGAGCTGTACATTGATCATCGGGAGGTGCGCGCAAAGAGTGAGCGCGATTTCTTCGTTAACGCGCTTCTGACGCGAGGAGTTACCGTGGAAGGCAAGGCCCTGGCATTAGGAGATATGGTGTGGGTAGCTCGTCATAGGGATTCACGCAGCACTTGTGTACTGAACTTCATGCTGGAGCGTAAAAGGCTAGACGATCTTGCCATGAGCATTCGCGACAACCGTTTCATGGAACAGAAAAACCGCTTAAAGAAAACAGGCTGCAAGCACATCTTTTATCTGGTCGAAGAGACTAGCGGCACAAATGTCGCTGGCATGGAGGGGGCGATTAAAACATCCATATGGATGACCTATGTCTACAGCGGCTTCCACGTGAAACGCACCCGCAATGCTGATGACACTGTGGAGTGGCTACATGATATGACGTGCACTGTGCAGCGCTATTATTGTAGTAAAAGCTTGTTGGTGTTACGGCCAAGGGAGATCGCCAACCAGGAAGACTATGGTTCACTACTAAGTGCCTTCCGCCTCCAATTCGAACGCAACAACACATCCCTCGAGTGCTGTCACGCATTTGATTGCTATCAGGAGGTGCTGGGAAAAACTGGTCTTATGACTGTAAAGGAACTCTATATTCGCACGCTAATGCTCAACCGCGGCGTATCTCTCGAAAAGGCGTTGGCTATTCAATCTAAATTTCCTACTCTCAGGTCCCTCATGACCGCTTTCCGCAACTGCAAATCAGAGGAAGATGGTCGCCGCATGCTGTACCTTGCTCTACTTGATCAACCAGCTAGCCGCAGGGTCGGCAAGGCACTAGCTGCTACTCTTTGGGACACGTTTGGGCGCCGATAG
- a CDS encoding elongation factor 2 (Syntenic homolog of Saccharomyces cerevisiae YDR385W (EFT2) and YOR133W (EFT1)), with the protein MVAFTVDQIRSLMDKVTNVRNMSVIAHVDHGKSTLTDSLVQRAGIISAAKAGEARFTDTRKDEQERGITIKSTAISLFSEMSEEDVKDIKQKTEGNSFLINLIDSPGHVDFSSEVTAALRVTDGALVVVDTVEGVCVQTETVLRQALGERIKPVVVINKVDRALLELQVSKEDLYQSFSRTVESVNVIISTYADEVLGDVQVYPQKGTVAFGSGLHGWAFTIRQFANRYSKKFGVDREKMMERLWGDSYFNPKTKKWTNKDRDADGKPLERAFNMFVLDPIFRLFAAIMNFKKDEIPVLLEKLEIALKSDERDLEGKALLKVVMRKFLPAADALLEMIIMHLPSPVTAQNYRAEQLYEGPSDDPACIAIKNCDPKADLMLYVSKMVPTSDKGRFYAFGRVFSGTVKSGQKVRIQGPSFTVGKKEDLFIKAIQRAVLMMGRFVEPIDDCPAGNIVGLVGIDQFLLKTGTLTTFESAHNMKVMKFSVSPVVQVAVEVKNANDLPKLVEGLKRLSKSDPCVLTYMSESGEHIVAGTGELHLEICLQDLENDHAGIPLKISPPVVAYRETVEGESSQVALSKSPNKHNRIYLKAQPIDEEVSLAIEGGKINPRDDFKARARVMADEYGWDVTDARKIWCFGPDGNGPNLVVDQTKAVQYLNEIKDSVVSAFQWATKEGPIFGEQMRSVRINLLDVTLHADAIHRGAGQIMPTMRRATYAGFLLAEPKIQEPVFLVEIQCPEQAVGGIYSVLNRKRGQVVSEEQRPGTPLFTVKAYLPVNESFGFTGELRQATGGQAFPQMVFDHWATLGTDPLDPTTKAGEIVVEARKRHGLKENVPGWQEYYDKL; encoded by the coding sequence ATGGTTGCTTTCACTGTTGACCAAATCCGTTCCTTGATGGACAAGGTTACGAACGTGCGTAACATGTCCGTGATTGCGCACGTCGACCACGGTAAGTCGACGCTTACCGACTCTTTGGTCCAGAGAGCCGGTATCATTTCTGCAGCCAAGGCTGGTGAGGCTCGTTTCACCGACACCAGAAAGGATGAGCAAGAGAGAGGTATCACTATCAAGTCCACCGCCATTTCTCTGTTCTCCGAAATGTCTGAGGAGGACGTTAAGGACATCAAGCAGAAGACCGAGGGTAACTCTTTCCTAATCAATTTGATCGACTCGCCAGGTCACGTTGACTTCTCTTCTGAGGTTACCGCCGCTCTACGTGTCACTGACGGTGCTCTAGTGGTGGTTGACACTGTCGAGGGTGTGTGTGTGCAGACCGAGACTGTGCTAAGACAGGCTCTAGGTGAGAGAATCAAGCCTGTTGTTGTCATTAACAAGGTCGACAGAGCGCTATTGGAGCTTCAGGTGTCCAAGGAGGACCTTTACCAGTCTTTCTCCAGAACCGTCGAGTCCGTGAACGTCATTATCTCCACTTACGCCGATGAGGTGTTGGGCGATGTCCAGGTCTACCCACAGAAGGGTACTGTGGCCTTCGGTTCCGGTCTACACGGCTGGGCCTTCACCATCCGTCAGTTCGCCAACAGATACTCCAAGAAGTTTGGTGTCGACAGAGAAAAGATGATGGAGAGATTGTGGGGTGACTCTTACTTCAACCCAAAGACCAAGAAGTGGACCAACAAGGACAGAGACGCTGACGGCAAGCCATTGGAGAGAGCTTTCAACATGTTCGTGTTGGACCCTATCTTCAGACTATTCGCTGCTATCATGAACTTCAAGAAGGATGAGATTCCAGTCTTGTTGGAGAAGCTAGAAATTGCTCTAAAGTCCGACGAGAGAGACCTAGAGGGCAAGGCCTTGTTGAAGGTTGTCATGAGAAAGTTCTTGCCAGCTGCCGATGCGTTGTTGGAAATGATCATCATGCACTTGCCATCTCCAGTCACTGCCCAGAACTACAGAGCTGAGCAGCTATACGAGGGTCCAAGCGACGACCCAGCCTGTATCGCCATCAAGAACTGTGATCCAAAGGCTGACTTGATGTTGTACGTTTCCAAGATGGTGCCAACCTCCGACAAGGGTAGATTCTACGCTTTCGGTAGAGTCTTCTCCGGTACCGTGAAGTCTGGCCAGAAGGTCAGAATTCAGGGTCCAAGCTTCACCGTCGGTAAGAAGGAGGACTTGTTCATCAAGGCTATCCAGAGAGCCGTTTTGATGATGGGTAGATTCGTCGAGCCAATTGACGACTGTCCAGCTGGTAACATTGTTGGTCTAGTCGGTATTGACCAGTTCTTGTTGAAGACCGGTACCTTGACCACTTTCGAGTCCGCTCACAACATGAAGGTCATGAAGTTCTCCGTCTCTCCCGTCGTCCAGGTTGCCGTCGAGGTTAAGAACGCCAACGACTTGCCAAAGTTGGTGGAGGGTCTAAAGAGATTGTCCAAGTCCGACCCATGTGTCTTGACTTACATGTCTGAGTCCGGTGAGCACATTGTCGCCGGTACCGGTGAGTTGCACTTGGAAATCTGTTTGCAGGACTTGGAGAACGATCACGCTGGTATTCCGTTGAAGATCTCTCCTCCTGTCGTTGCATACAGAGAGACTGTTGAGGGTGAGTCTTCCCAGGTTGCGTTGTCCAAGTCTCCAAACAAGCACAACAGAATCTACTTGAAGGCCCAGCCAATTGACGAGGAGGTTTCCTTGGCTATTGAGGGCGGTAAGATCAACCCAAGAGACGACTTCAAGGCCAGAGCTAGAGTGATGGCTGACGAATACGGCTGGGACGTCACCGACGCCAGAAAGATCTGGTGTTTCGGCCCAGACGGTAACGGTCCAAACTTGGTTGTTGACCAGACCAAGGCCGTCCAGTACTTGAACGAAATCAAGGACTCCGTCGTTTCCGCCTTCCAGTGGGCTACCAAGGAGGGTCCAATCTTCGGTGAGCAGATGAGATCCGTCAGAATCAACTTGCTAGATGTTACCCTGCACGCAGACGCCATCCACAGAGGTGCTGGTCAAATCATGCCAACCATGAGAAGAGCTACTTACGCCGGTTTCTTGTTGGCTGAGCCAAAGATCCAGGAGCCTGTTTTCTTGGTCGAGATCCAATGTCCAGAGCAAGCTGTTGGTGGTATCTACTCCGTCTTGAACAGAAAGAGAGGTCAGGTCGTCTCCGAGGAGCAAAGACCAGGTACTCCATTGTTCACTGTCAAGGCTTACTTGCCAGTTAACGAGTCCTTCGGTTTCACTGGTGAGTTGAGACAGGCTACCGGTGGTCAGGCTTTCCCACAGATGGTGTTCGACCACTGGGCTACCTTGGGTACTGACCCATTGGACCCAACCACCAAGGCCGGTGAGATCGTTGTCGAGGCTAGAAAGAGACACGGTCTAAAGGAGAATGTTCCAGGCTGGCAAGAGTACTACGACAAGTTGTAA